From the Serratia nematodiphila DZ0503SBS1 genome, one window contains:
- a CDS encoding tyrosine-type recombinase/integrase, which yields MLLTDLQIRRSKPQEKPYTLNDGQGLSLLINTDGSKGWRFRYRYAGKAKLMSFGTYPLVTLADAREKRGEARKQVANGIDPVAEKKAQKLAQKLSVENSFEAISREWHTNKADRWTLAYREEIMRTFEQDVFPYIGQRPIAEIKPLELLEVLRRIEKRGALEKTRKVRQRCGEVFRYAIITGRAEYNPAPDLASALAVPKQKHHPFLSAEELPYFVKDLEGYTGSIITKNAAKIVMLTGVRTQEMRFATWEEIDFERGIWEIPAERMKMRRPHIVPLSTQAVELLKQLQPITGHYPYIFIGRNNRRKPISKESVNQVIELLGYKGRATGHGFRHTMSTILHEQGFDSAWIEMQLAHVDKNGIRGTYNHAQYLEKRRDMLQWYADFIAGLAQRPHRQ from the coding sequence ATGCTCCTAACTGACTTACAAATTCGACGTTCCAAGCCGCAGGAAAAACCCTACACCCTCAACGATGGCCAAGGCCTGTCTCTCCTTATCAACACTGACGGGAGTAAAGGTTGGCGTTTTCGCTATCGCTATGCTGGAAAAGCCAAGCTAATGTCCTTTGGTACCTACCCTTTGGTAACGCTGGCCGACGCGCGAGAAAAGCGCGGAGAGGCCCGTAAGCAAGTTGCTAATGGCATTGACCCTGTAGCCGAGAAAAAGGCGCAAAAGCTCGCTCAGAAGCTTTCTGTTGAGAATTCCTTTGAAGCTATTAGCCGCGAGTGGCACACGAACAAGGCTGACCGGTGGACTCTGGCCTACAGGGAAGAAATCATGCGTACCTTTGAGCAGGATGTGTTTCCGTACATTGGTCAACGTCCGATTGCAGAAATTAAGCCCTTAGAGCTGCTGGAAGTGCTGCGGCGCATTGAGAAGCGCGGAGCATTGGAAAAGACCCGTAAGGTACGCCAGCGCTGCGGAGAGGTATTCCGCTACGCAATTATTACCGGTAGGGCGGAATATAACCCGGCCCCAGATCTCGCCAGTGCGCTGGCTGTGCCTAAGCAAAAGCACCATCCGTTCCTTTCTGCTGAAGAGCTGCCTTACTTTGTTAAGGACTTGGAAGGGTATACCGGCAGCATCATCACGAAGAATGCAGCGAAGATCGTTATGCTGACCGGTGTGCGCACGCAAGAAATGCGCTTTGCTACATGGGAGGAGATAGATTTTGAACGGGGTATCTGGGAGATTCCCGCCGAGCGCATGAAAATGCGCCGCCCGCACATTGTACCGCTCTCTACTCAGGCGGTTGAATTGCTTAAACAGCTGCAACCGATCACAGGTCACTATCCTTACATTTTCATTGGACGAAACAATCGCAGGAAACCCATAAGTAAAGAAAGCGTGAATCAGGTAATAGAGCTGCTGGGGTATAAGGGGCGAGCCACCGGTCACGGTTTCAGGCATACGATGTCTACTATTTTGCATGAGCAAGGGTTTGACTCTGCCTGGATAGAGATGCAACTCGCCCATGTAGACAAGAACGGCATTCGTGGCACATACAACCATGCCCAGTACCTTGAGAAGCGTCGTGACATGTTGCAGTGGTACGCCGATTTTATCGCGGGTTTGGCCCAGCGACCTCACCGTCAATAA
- a CDS encoding helix-turn-helix transcriptional regulator, producing MLTVSTPTPSTLSPVIPGSYTPRERFIRLPEVLYTTGLSRSTVYEMMSRRQFPAQVSLGGKNVAWLASEVEQWMDERIANRHQEAAA from the coding sequence ATGTTGACCGTTTCCACCCCCACTCCATCCACCCTGTCGCCGGTTATTCCTGGCAGTTACACCCCGCGCGAGCGCTTTATCCGCCTGCCGGAAGTGCTCTACACCACCGGCTTGTCCCGCTCCACCGTGTACGAGATGATGAGCCGCCGGCAGTTCCCGGCTCAGGTCTCCCTCGGCGGTAAAAACGTCGCCTGGCTGGCCTCTGAGGTCGAGCAGTGGATGGACGAACGTATCGCTAACCGTCACCAGGAGGCCGCCGCATGA